A stretch of Porites lutea chromosome 5, jaPorLute2.1, whole genome shotgun sequence DNA encodes these proteins:
- the LOC140938787 gene encoding uncharacterized protein: protein MACENTTNYDYRFVDSDTGLQDAISEIKQKIAERIALLAVDCEGNSLSREGALTIITAATEEKVYIFDVQKLGQATFSSGLGEILEDESRKKLMFDCRQDSDALWHQFKVKLSGVLDVQLLEVIYRRENPSASTTNTAQSPSKDKRRGRDRNRRSQRTDEIERIYGFGRCIELYLQDEKLVKIKDKGKELLKEDDELWTKRPLTDELIQYCVVDTMAMFRLYNKMKDVNGGEQARLRVASDKYVDLYRGKTERSFDEYETNAYLPLDIIPDKGTLDFPAANTVCTCCHRQFPHEEFSKTQLRKGEQKCRVCKEIKRLEDIQQNRQDQWERNAREEEEYVYFPEGMSDYAWFWGYEPWENPNDRSYSWY from the coding sequence ATGGCTTGCGAAAACACAACTAATTATGATTACAGGTTCGTCGATAGTGACACTGGTCTACAGGATGCTATCTCTGAGATCAAACAGAAAATAGCGGAACGGATCGCTCTTTTAGCCGTTGATTGTGAAGGAAATTCTTTGAGCAGAGAGGGAGCCCTTACCATCATCACAGCGGCAACTGAGGAGAAAGTCTACATATTTGATGTGCAGAAATTAGGACAAGCCACATTCAGCAGTGGACTTGGCGAAATCCTTGAAGACGAATCTCGTAAGAAGTTGATGTTTGATTGTCGACAAGATTCCGACGCGCTTTGGCATCAGTTTAAGGTAAAATTGAGCGGAGTCTTGGACGTGCAGCTGCTTGAAGTCATCTATCGCCGTGAAAACCCGTCAGCTTCCACAACTAACACTGCGCAGTCTCCCTCCAAGGATAAACGTAGAGGTCGTGATCGCAATCGTCGTAGTCAGCGAACAGATGAAATAGAGAGGATATATGGGTTTGGTCGTTGCATTGAATTGTACCTCCAAGACGAAAAGTTGGTTAAAATAAAGGATAAGGGAAAAGAGTTGTTAAAGGAGGATGATGAACTGTGGACGAAAAGGCCACTGACGGATGAGCTCATCCAGTACTGCGTTGTGGATACAATGGCCATGTTCAGATTGTACAACAAGATGAAGGATGTCAACGGTGGAGAGCAGGCCCGTCTTCGAGTGGCATCCGATAAGTATGTTGACCTGTACCGAGGCAAAACAGAAAGATCTTTCGATGAATATGAAACAAATGCGTACCTCCCCCTTGACATCATCCCTGATAAAGGAACACTAGATTTTCCGGCAGCTAACACTGTATGTACGTGCTGCCATCGACAGTTTCCGCATGAAGAGTTCAGTAAAACGCAGCTGAGAAAAGGAGAACAGAAGTGCAGGGTGTGTAAGGAGATAAAGCGTTTGGAAGATATACAACAAAACAGACAAGATCAATGGGAACGCAATGCTCGTGAAGAAGAAGAGTATGTATACTTTCCCGAAGGCATGTCTGATTACGCATGGTTCTGGGGCTACGAACCATGGGAGAACCCAAATGACCGCTCATATAGCTGGTATTAA
- the LOC140937424 gene encoding sperm-associated antigen 8-like, giving the protein MSSDTISVMRHNNSCGKTLLDNWVEERQCEQFDKSGEINVSELHKQGHKGILTTDFDAKPEGLSTVRDSYRKPQTLGVRHVGLRQQLLQEELIRQVSAEVDQEFNPPPPTIEYLSTTKKDFSKEFTPIVKAPTREHDVKTEQPATFWLERAEEVHGVSQVRTKDTPFRKNAAFSTPIDEYKDAPKPGEQWKF; this is encoded by the exons ATGAGTTCAGATACTATTTCCGTCATGAGACACAACAATTCGTGTGGTAAAACTTTGTTAGACAACTGGGTTGAAGAG AGACAATGTGAGCAGTTTGATAAATCAGGTGAAATCAATGTTTCCGAGCTTCATAAACAGGGGCACAAG GGTATCCTTACAACAGATTTTGATGCCAAGCCAGAAGGGTTATCCACTGTTAGAGATTCATACAGAAAACCACAGACACTTGGAGTGCGGCATGTTGGTTTGCGGCAACAACTTCTTCAGGAAGAGCTCATTAGACAAGTGag TGCTGAAGTGGATCAAGAATTCAACCCTCCTCCTCCTACAATAGAATATCTCTCAACAACCAAAAAGGATTTCTCGAAAG AATTTACTCCAATTGTCAAGGCACCAACTAGG GAACATGATGTTAAAACTGAACAACCTGCCACCTTTTGGCTTGAGAGAGCTGAAGAAGTGCAT ggaGTTTCACAAGTTCGTACAAAAGACACGCCATTCCGTAAAAATGCTGCTTTCAGTACACCAATCGATGAGTACAAGGATGCGCCCAAACCAGGGGAACAATGGAAGTTttaa